A window from Macaca fascicularis isolate 582-1 chromosome 20, T2T-MFA8v1.1 encodes these proteins:
- the CLCN7 gene encoding H(+)/Cl(-) exchange transporter 7 isoform X4: MIHSGSVIAAGISQGRSTSLKRDFKIFEYFRRDTEKRDFVSAGAAAGVSAAFGAPVGGVLFSLEEGASFWNQFLTWRIFFASMISTFTLNFVLSIYHGNMWDLSSPGLINFGRFDSEKMAYTIHEIPVFIAMGVVGGVLGAVFNALNYWLTMFRIRYIHRPCLQVVEAMLVAAVTATVAFVLIYSSRDCQPLQGGSMSYPLQLFCADGEYNSMAAAFFNTPEKSVVSLFHDPPGSYNPLTLGLFTLVYFFLACWTYGLTVSAGVFIPSLLIGAAWGRLFGISLSYLTGAAIWADPGKYALMGAAAQLGGIVRMTLSLTVIMMEATSNVTYGFPIMLVLMTAKIVGDVFIEGLYDMHIQLQSVPFLHWEAPVTSHSLTAREVMSTPVTCLRRREKVGVIVDVLSDTASNHNGFPVVEHADDTQPARLQGLILRSQLIVLLKHKVFVERSNMGLVQRRLRLKDFRDAYPRFPPIQSIHVSQDERECTMDLSEFMNPSPYTVPQEASLPRVFKLFRALGLRHLVVVDNRNQVVGLVTRKDLARYRLGKGGLEELSLAQT; this comes from the exons ATGATCCACTCGGGTTCAGTGATCGCCGCCGGGATCTCTCAGGGGAGGTCAACGTCACTGAAACGAGATTTCAAG ATCTTCGAGTATTTccgcagagacacagagaagcgGGACTTCGTCTCCGCAGGGGCTGCGGCCGGAGTGTCAGCGGCGTTTGGAGCCCCCGTGG GTGGGGTCCTGTTCAGCCTGGAGGAGGGTGCATCCTTCTGGAACCAATTCCTGACCTGGAGGATC TTCTTTGCTTCCATGATCTCCACGTTCACTCTGAATTTTGTTCTGAGCATTTACCATGGGAACATGTGGGACCTGTCCAGCCCGGGCCTCATCAACTTCGGAAGGTTTGACTCAGAG AAAATGGCCTACACGATCCACGAGATCCCGGTCTTCATCGCCATGGGTGTGGTGG GCGGTGTGCTCGGAGCTGTGTTCAACGCCTTGAACTACTGGCTGACCATGTTTCGAATCAG GTACATCCACCGGCCCTGCCTGCAGGTGGTCGAGGCCATGCTGGTGGCCGCCGTCACGGCCACGGTCGCCTTTGTGCTGATCTACTCGTCGAGGGACTGCCAGCCCCTGCAGGGGGGCTCCATGTCCTACCCGCTGCAG CTCTTCTGTGCAGATGGCGAGTACAACTCCATGGCCGCGGCCTTCTTCAACACCCCAGAGAAGAGCGTGGTGAGCCTTTTCCACGACCCGCCAG GCTCCTACAACCCCTTGACCCTCGGCCTGTTCACACTGGTCTACTTCTTCCTGGCCTGCTGGACCTATGGGCTCACCGTGTCTGCTGGGGTCTTCATCCCATCCCTGCTCATCGGGGCTGCCTGGGGCCGGCTCTTTGGGATCTCCCTGTCCTACCTCACGGGGGCGGCG ATCTGGGCGGATCCCGGCAAATACGCCCTGATGGGAGCTGCGGCCCAGCTGG GCGGGATCGTGCGGATGACCCTGAGCCTGACGGTCATCATGATGGAGGCCACCAGCAACGTGACCTACGGCTTCCCCATCATGCTGGTGCTCATGACCGCCAAGATCGTGGGCGACGTCTTCATCGAG GGCCTGTACGACATGCACATTCAGTTGCAGAGTGTGCCCTTCTTGCACTGGGAGGCCCCGGTCACCTCGCACTCGCTCACTGCCAG GGAGGTGATGAGCACGCCAGTGACCTGCCTGAGGCGGCGTGAGAAGGTCGGCGTCATTGTGGACGTGCTGAGCGACACGGCGTCCAATCACAATGGCTTCCCCGTGGTGGAGCATGCCGATGACACCCAG CCTGCCCGGCTCCAGGGCCTGATCCTGCGCTCCCAGCTCATCGTCCTACTAAAGCACAAG GTGTTTGTGGAGCGGTCCAACATGGGCCTGGTGCAGCGGCGCCTGAGGCTGAAGGACTTCCGCGACGCCTACCCGCGCTTCCCGCCCATTCAGTCCATCCACGTGTCCCAGGACGAGCGGGAGTGCACCATGGACCTCTCCGAGTTCATGAACCCCTCCCCCTACACAGTGCCCCAG GAGGCGTCGCTTCCCCGGGTGTTCAAGCTGTTCCGGGCCCTGGGCCTGCGGCACCTGGTGGTGGTGGACAACCGCAATCAG GTTGTCGGGTTGGTGACCAGGAAGGACCTCGCCAGGTaccgcctggggaagggaggcttGGAGGAGCTCTCGCTGGCCCAGACGTGA
- the CLCN7 gene encoding H(+)/Cl(-) exchange transporter 7 isoform X3 — MPRPQRAGPPTLVIKVSGVILSVVGGLAVGKEGPMIHSGSVIAAGISQGRSTSLKRDFKIFEYFRRDTEKRDFVSAGAAAGVSAAFGAPVGGVLFSLEEGASFWNQFLTWRIFFASMISTFTLNFVLSIYHGNMWDLSSPGLINFGRFDSEKMAYTIHEIPVFIAMGVVGGVLGAVFNALNYWLTMFRIRYIHRPCLQVVEAMLVAAVTATVAFVLIYSSRDCQPLQGGSMSYPLQLFCADGEYNSMAAAFFNTPEKSVVSLFHDPPGSYNPLTLGLFTLVYFFLACWTYGLTVSAGVFIPSLLIGAAWGRLFGISLSYLTGAAIWADPGKYALMGAAAQLGGIVRMTLSLTVIMMEATSNVTYGFPIMLVLMTAKIVGDVFIEGLYDMHIQLQSVPFLHWEAPVTSHSLTAREVMSTPVTCLRRREKVGVIVDVLSDTASNHNGFPVVEHADDTQPARLQGLILRSQLIVLLKHKVFVERSNMGLVQRRLRLKDFRDAYPRFPPIQSIHVSQDERECTMDLSEFMNPSPYTVPQEASLPRVFKLFRALGLRHLVVVDNRNQVVGLVTRKDLARYRLGKGGLEELSLAQT, encoded by the exons ATGCCGAGGCCGCAGAGGGCGGGACCCCCA ACGTTGGTGATCAAAGTGTCCGGTGTGATCCTGTCGGTGGTCGGGGGCCTGGCCGTGGGAAAG GAAGGGCCGATGATCCACTCGGGTTCAGTGATCGCCGCCGGGATCTCTCAGGGGAGGTCAACGTCACTGAAACGAGATTTCAAG ATCTTCGAGTATTTccgcagagacacagagaagcgGGACTTCGTCTCCGCAGGGGCTGCGGCCGGAGTGTCAGCGGCGTTTGGAGCCCCCGTGG GTGGGGTCCTGTTCAGCCTGGAGGAGGGTGCATCCTTCTGGAACCAATTCCTGACCTGGAGGATC TTCTTTGCTTCCATGATCTCCACGTTCACTCTGAATTTTGTTCTGAGCATTTACCATGGGAACATGTGGGACCTGTCCAGCCCGGGCCTCATCAACTTCGGAAGGTTTGACTCAGAG AAAATGGCCTACACGATCCACGAGATCCCGGTCTTCATCGCCATGGGTGTGGTGG GCGGTGTGCTCGGAGCTGTGTTCAACGCCTTGAACTACTGGCTGACCATGTTTCGAATCAG GTACATCCACCGGCCCTGCCTGCAGGTGGTCGAGGCCATGCTGGTGGCCGCCGTCACGGCCACGGTCGCCTTTGTGCTGATCTACTCGTCGAGGGACTGCCAGCCCCTGCAGGGGGGCTCCATGTCCTACCCGCTGCAG CTCTTCTGTGCAGATGGCGAGTACAACTCCATGGCCGCGGCCTTCTTCAACACCCCAGAGAAGAGCGTGGTGAGCCTTTTCCACGACCCGCCAG GCTCCTACAACCCCTTGACCCTCGGCCTGTTCACACTGGTCTACTTCTTCCTGGCCTGCTGGACCTATGGGCTCACCGTGTCTGCTGGGGTCTTCATCCCATCCCTGCTCATCGGGGCTGCCTGGGGCCGGCTCTTTGGGATCTCCCTGTCCTACCTCACGGGGGCGGCG ATCTGGGCGGATCCCGGCAAATACGCCCTGATGGGAGCTGCGGCCCAGCTGG GCGGGATCGTGCGGATGACCCTGAGCCTGACGGTCATCATGATGGAGGCCACCAGCAACGTGACCTACGGCTTCCCCATCATGCTGGTGCTCATGACCGCCAAGATCGTGGGCGACGTCTTCATCGAG GGCCTGTACGACATGCACATTCAGTTGCAGAGTGTGCCCTTCTTGCACTGGGAGGCCCCGGTCACCTCGCACTCGCTCACTGCCAG GGAGGTGATGAGCACGCCAGTGACCTGCCTGAGGCGGCGTGAGAAGGTCGGCGTCATTGTGGACGTGCTGAGCGACACGGCGTCCAATCACAATGGCTTCCCCGTGGTGGAGCATGCCGATGACACCCAG CCTGCCCGGCTCCAGGGCCTGATCCTGCGCTCCCAGCTCATCGTCCTACTAAAGCACAAG GTGTTTGTGGAGCGGTCCAACATGGGCCTGGTGCAGCGGCGCCTGAGGCTGAAGGACTTCCGCGACGCCTACCCGCGCTTCCCGCCCATTCAGTCCATCCACGTGTCCCAGGACGAGCGGGAGTGCACCATGGACCTCTCCGAGTTCATGAACCCCTCCCCCTACACAGTGCCCCAG GAGGCGTCGCTTCCCCGGGTGTTCAAGCTGTTCCGGGCCCTGGGCCTGCGGCACCTGGTGGTGGTGGACAACCGCAATCAG GTTGTCGGGTTGGTGACCAGGAAGGACCTCGCCAGGTaccgcctggggaagggaggcttGGAGGAGCTCTCGCTGGCCCAGACGTGA